Proteins encoded by one window of Cinclus cinclus chromosome 14, bCinCin1.1, whole genome shotgun sequence:
- the C14H5orf24 gene encoding UPF0461 protein C5orf24 homolog isoform X2 — MMHPVASSNPAFCGTGKSSCLNEDNVRAADQFDLYATQQSKYSHAVSHKPIACQRQDALNDSHLQTTSGRNLETKDELKKKKNLNRSGKRGRPSGTTKSAGYRTSTGRPLGTTKAAGFKTSPGRPLGTTKAAGYKVSPGRPPGKKQQAFRCSSDA; from the coding sequence ATGATGCACCCTGTTGCCAGCAGTAATCCAGCTTTCTGTGGGACCGGCAAGAGCTCTTGCCTGAACGAAGACAATGTGAGGGCTGCGGATCAGTTTGACCTCTATGCCACACAGCAGAGCAAGTACAGCCACGCAGTCAGCCACAAACCCATTGCCTGCCAGAGACAAGATGCCTTGAACGACTCCCACTTACAGACCACAAGTGGCAGGAATTTAGAGACAAAAGatgaactgaagaaaaagaaaaacctcaacCGCTCCGGGAAACGTGGAAGGCCATCAGGGACCACGAAATCAGCAGGGTACCGAACCAGCACAGGTCGACCCCTGGGGACCACCAAAGCAGCTGGATTTAAGACAAGTCCAGGCAGACCCTTGGGTACAACTAAAGCAGCAGGATACAAAGTCAGCCCAGGCAGACCTCCAG
- the C14H5orf24 gene encoding UPF0461 protein C5orf24 homolog isoform X1 yields the protein MMHPVASSNPAFCGTGKSSCLNEDNVRAADQFDLYATQQSKYSHAVSHKPIACQRQDALNDSHLQTTSGRNLETKDELKKKKNLNRSGKRGRPSGTTKSAGYRTSTGRPLGTTKAAGFKTSPGRPLGTTKAAGYKVSPGRPPGSIKALSRLANLNYTCGSAAFPYPMVHNRGVHAAGETSSKVKQPNE from the coding sequence ATGATGCACCCTGTTGCCAGCAGTAATCCAGCTTTCTGTGGGACCGGCAAGAGCTCTTGCCTGAACGAAGACAATGTGAGGGCTGCGGATCAGTTTGACCTCTATGCCACACAGCAGAGCAAGTACAGCCACGCAGTCAGCCACAAACCCATTGCCTGCCAGAGACAAGATGCCTTGAACGACTCCCACTTACAGACCACAAGTGGCAGGAATTTAGAGACAAAAGatgaactgaagaaaaagaaaaacctcaacCGCTCCGGGAAACGTGGAAGGCCATCAGGGACCACGAAATCAGCAGGGTACCGAACCAGCACAGGTCGACCCCTGGGGACCACCAAAGCAGCTGGATTTAAGACAAGTCCAGGCAGACCCTTGGGTACAACTAAAGCAGCAGGATACAAAGTCAGCCCAGGCAGACCTCCAGGTAGCATTAAAGCTCTATCACGGCTTGCAAATCTAAATTATACTTGTGGCAGTGCAGCTTTTCCTTACCCTATGGTGCATAACAGAGGAGTCCATGCTGCTGGTGAAACTAGCAGCAAAGTCAAACAGCCTAATGAATGA